The Microbacterium sp. LWO12-1.2 genome includes a window with the following:
- a CDS encoding FadR/GntR family transcriptional regulator, with protein sequence MAQIQRTPLADQAAEILLDRIRAGEWTLGQKLPGESTLAPQLGVGRSTVREAIRQLAGRGVLTTRQGSGVFVAALDVPEDWDAVLRRADIVSVIEARIAIESEAASLAAGRRTAVDVRAIRRALDARAQTGPGIEEHVDADTAFHRSIVVASHNSILLDLFDALTPRLRQAMVEMLRIRTDHGGPEDHARHERLAQTVIDREPALAAAESRDHLGALKTALV encoded by the coding sequence ATGGCGCAGATCCAACGAACCCCGCTCGCCGATCAGGCTGCCGAGATCCTGCTCGACCGCATCCGCGCGGGCGAGTGGACGCTCGGACAGAAGCTGCCGGGAGAGTCGACACTGGCCCCGCAGCTCGGTGTCGGACGATCCACGGTGCGCGAGGCGATCCGGCAGCTCGCCGGTCGCGGCGTGCTCACCACCCGCCAGGGGTCTGGCGTGTTCGTGGCTGCGCTCGACGTGCCAGAGGACTGGGATGCGGTTCTCCGGCGCGCCGACATCGTGAGCGTGATCGAGGCCAGGATCGCGATCGAATCCGAGGCGGCATCGCTCGCAGCGGGTCGTCGTACGGCCGTCGATGTGCGGGCGATCCGTCGCGCCCTCGACGCGCGCGCCCAGACCGGTCCGGGGATCGAGGAACACGTCGACGCCGACACCGCGTTCCACCGTTCGATCGTGGTGGCGTCGCACAACAGCATCCTGCTCGATCTGTTCGATGCCCTGACCCCGCGCTTGCGTCAGGCGATGGTCGAGATGCTGCGCATCCGCACCGACCATGGCGGGCCCGAAGACCATGCCAGGCATGAGCGCCTGGCCCAGACCGTGATCGACCGTGAGCCGGCTCTGGCCGCCGCGGAGAGCCGCGACCACCTGGGTGCGCTCAAGACGGCCCTGGTGTGA